One window from the genome of Paraconexibacter algicola encodes:
- the fliG gene encoding flagellar motor switch protein FliG translates to MSTSTAVAVNTEIQLVTQEDRILLNGLNGRQKAAIFLISIGSERAAEILRHLTEREVEALSAEMASMWRVKAETTRAVIAELAEQFSAKDYYAIGGPEFAREVLVHLLGEERAEEIIGSLAASAELRPFDFLRKTPPEQIATFLADEARQTQALVVASLHTTLGAKVLAALPPDAQADVALRIATMSDTNPGVVEDIERGLRLKLANVLTQEFSSAGGVDSLAEILNRAGRSTERNVLQAVAEHDQDLADEIRQRLFTFDDIVVLSDRDIQLVLREVDQKDLGTALRGVGAEVAERIFANMSTRGAEMLKEDLETSQPQRRAVVEEAQGRVVAAIRRLEEAGAITLGRGGEDAEDEVI, encoded by the coding sequence ATGTCCACGAGCACGGCGGTCGCGGTCAACACCGAGATCCAGCTCGTCACGCAGGAGGACCGGATCCTCCTCAACGGGCTCAACGGCCGGCAGAAGGCGGCGATCTTCCTCATCTCGATCGGCTCCGAGCGCGCCGCCGAGATCCTGCGCCACCTCACCGAGCGCGAGGTCGAGGCGCTGTCGGCGGAGATGGCGTCGATGTGGCGCGTCAAGGCGGAGACGACCCGCGCGGTCATCGCCGAGCTCGCCGAGCAGTTCAGCGCCAAGGACTACTACGCGATCGGCGGCCCCGAGTTCGCCCGCGAGGTGCTCGTCCACCTGCTGGGGGAGGAGCGCGCCGAGGAGATCATCGGGTCGCTCGCCGCCTCGGCGGAGCTGCGCCCGTTCGACTTCCTGCGCAAGACGCCGCCCGAGCAGATCGCCACGTTCCTCGCCGACGAGGCCCGCCAGACCCAGGCGCTCGTCGTCGCCTCGCTGCACACGACGCTCGGCGCGAAGGTGCTCGCCGCGCTGCCGCCCGACGCCCAGGCCGACGTGGCGCTGCGGATCGCCACGATGAGCGACACGAACCCCGGCGTCGTCGAGGACATCGAGCGCGGCCTGCGGCTGAAGCTCGCCAACGTCCTCACCCAGGAGTTCTCGTCGGCCGGTGGCGTCGACTCGCTCGCGGAGATCCTCAACCGGGCCGGCCGGTCGACCGAGCGCAACGTCCTGCAGGCCGTCGCCGAGCACGACCAGGACCTCGCCGACGAGATCCGCCAGCGGCTGTTCACCTTCGACGACATCGTCGTCCTGTCCGACCGCGACATCCAGCTGGTGCTGCGCGAGGTCGACCAGAAGGACCTCGGGACCGCGCTGCGCGGCGTCGGGGCCGAGGTCGCCGAGCGGATCTTCGCGAACATGTCCACGCGCGGCGCGGAGATGCTCAAGGAGGACCTCGAGACCTCGCAGCCGCAGCGGCGCGCCGTCGTCGAGGAGGCGCAGGGCCGCGTCGTCGCCGCCATCCGCCGCCTCGAGGAGGCGGGGGCGATCACGCTCGGCCGCGGCGGCGAGGACGCCGAGGACGAGGTCATCTGA
- the fliF gene encoding flagellar basal-body MS-ring/collar protein FliF — MPTQLLTTMSTRGKITIAASALAFVVVAFLLLKIAGAPSYSTVAAGMDPAETTKVTGALDAAGVKYEIRRGGTELAVEKGMETDARMALASAGVVTSGAPKQPGFELLDKQKLGASSFQQQVAYQRALEGQIAQTLGTIDGVGGAQVRLTLPKDELFADEAKPATAAVLLTGKAEELEPSAIRGIANLVASSVPDLDPKKVTITDGAGQLVWPQGDGTGMAGDGGGTLGKPAAEARYAAQLESSLDALLVRTLGPGKATVQVAADLDLSESTQEKLQYARRGTPLKETTETETLTSQGGGTGATAGTAANIPTYAAGGGAAGGNSNYRKTTAQRDLGVDKTVTRTKVAPGTVQRLDVAVVVDKKVPAADVAALRTALTSAAGIRATRGDTLAVSQVAFAATPAATPAPAAGPLPIPVGMQGIVKAVAIGLGALLFLFFVTRHLRRREADPFADEPSWLRALPVVEGHAALPAPRKEMDPIDLSPPDEALSVFKNDPRAMALEELVAREPERVAGQLRAWITEDK, encoded by the coding sequence ATGCCCACGCAGCTCCTCACGACCATGTCCACCCGGGGCAAGATCACGATCGCCGCGAGCGCGCTGGCGTTCGTGGTCGTCGCGTTCCTGCTGCTGAAGATCGCGGGGGCCCCGAGCTACTCGACGGTCGCCGCGGGCATGGACCCGGCCGAGACCACGAAGGTCACCGGCGCGCTCGACGCCGCCGGGGTGAAGTACGAGATCCGTCGCGGCGGCACCGAGCTCGCGGTCGAGAAGGGCATGGAGACCGACGCGCGGATGGCGCTCGCCTCCGCCGGCGTCGTCACCTCCGGCGCGCCGAAGCAGCCCGGCTTCGAGCTGCTCGACAAGCAGAAGCTCGGCGCCTCCTCGTTCCAGCAGCAGGTCGCCTACCAGCGCGCCCTCGAGGGCCAGATCGCCCAGACGCTCGGCACGATCGACGGGGTCGGCGGCGCCCAGGTGCGCCTGACGCTCCCCAAGGACGAGCTGTTCGCCGACGAGGCGAAGCCCGCCACCGCCGCGGTCCTGCTCACCGGCAAGGCCGAGGAGCTCGAGCCGTCCGCCATCCGCGGGATCGCGAACCTCGTCGCGTCCTCCGTCCCGGACCTCGACCCCAAGAAGGTCACGATCACCGACGGTGCCGGGCAGCTCGTCTGGCCGCAGGGCGACGGCACCGGCATGGCCGGTGACGGCGGCGGCACGCTCGGCAAGCCCGCCGCGGAGGCCCGCTACGCCGCGCAGCTCGAGTCCTCCCTCGACGCGCTGCTCGTCCGCACCCTCGGGCCCGGCAAGGCGACCGTGCAGGTCGCCGCCGACCTCGACCTCAGCGAGTCCACGCAGGAGAAGCTCCAGTACGCGCGCCGCGGCACGCCGCTGAAGGAGACCACCGAGACCGAGACGCTGACCAGCCAGGGCGGCGGCACCGGTGCGACCGCGGGCACCGCGGCGAACATCCCGACCTACGCGGCCGGCGGCGGCGCCGCGGGCGGCAACTCCAACTACCGCAAGACGACCGCGCAGCGCGACCTCGGCGTCGACAAGACCGTCACCCGCACGAAGGTCGCGCCCGGCACGGTGCAGCGCCTCGACGTCGCCGTCGTCGTCGACAAGAAGGTCCCCGCCGCCGACGTCGCCGCGCTGCGCACCGCCCTCACCTCCGCGGCGGGCATCCGCGCCACGCGCGGCGACACGCTCGCCGTCAGCCAGGTCGCGTTCGCCGCCACGCCCGCCGCGACCCCGGCGCCCGCGGCCGGCCCGCTGCCGATCCCCGTCGGCATGCAGGGGATCGTCAAGGCGGTCGCGATCGGCCTCGGCGCGCTGCTGTTCCTCTTCTTCGTCACCCGGCACCTGCGCCGCCGCGAGGCGGACCCGTTCGCCGACGAGCCGAGCTGGCTGCGCGCGCTGCCGGTCGTCGAGGGGCACGCCGCGCTGCCCGCGCCGCGCAAGGAGATGGACCCGATCGACCTGTCGCCGCCCGACGAGGCGCTCAGCGTGTTCAAGAACGACCCGCGCGCGATGGCGCTCGAGGAGCTCGTCGCCCGCGAGCCCGAGCGGGTCGCCGGTCAGCTGCGCGCCTGGATCACGGAGGACAAGTAG
- a CDS encoding flagellar hook-basal body complex protein FliE encodes MPIEALAGAAAEWQIPSITEADAVGGGGTGAAGGVGGGGGFGGMLGDQIQKLESLQNDAAKASRSLADGTATDPSQVVVAVERAQLAMQLAAQLRTKAVDAISDVMRTQV; translated from the coding sequence ATGCCGATCGAGGCACTGGCCGGGGCGGCCGCCGAGTGGCAGATCCCCTCGATCACCGAGGCCGACGCGGTCGGCGGCGGTGGCACCGGCGCGGCCGGTGGCGTCGGCGGTGGCGGCGGCTTCGGCGGCATGCTCGGCGACCAGATCCAGAAGCTCGAATCCCTCCAGAACGACGCCGCCAAGGCCTCCCGCAGCCTCGCCGACGGCACCGCGACCGATCCCTCCCAGGTCGTCGTCGCCGTCGAGCGGGCGCAGCTGGCGATGCAGCTCGCCGCGCAGCTGCGCACGAAGGCCGTCGACGCGATCAGCGACGTCATGCGAACCCAGGTGTAG
- the flgC gene encoding flagellar basal body rod protein FlgC, with product MGLFDAIDIAGSGLSAERLRMDVTSENLANAQTTRGADGQPYRRKEVVLQEAAGGARATFASALEGAMGRTGAAPSRGVQVAAIVQDSAPNRRVYDPGHPDAGQDGYVELPNVNTVTEMVELISSSRAYEANATAMQTAKSMFTRTLDLLR from the coding sequence ATGGGCCTGTTCGACGCCATCGACATCGCGGGCAGTGGCCTCAGCGCCGAGCGCCTGCGCATGGACGTCACGTCCGAGAACCTCGCCAACGCGCAGACCACCCGCGGCGCGGACGGCCAGCCGTACCGCCGCAAGGAGGTCGTCCTCCAGGAGGCCGCGGGCGGCGCCCGCGCGACCTTCGCCTCCGCCCTCGAGGGCGCCATGGGCCGCACCGGCGCCGCGCCCTCACGCGGCGTGCAGGTCGCGGCGATCGTGCAGGACAGCGCGCCCAACCGGCGCGTCTACGACCCGGGCCACCCCGACGCCGGCCAGGACGGCTACGTCGAGCTGCCCAACGTCAACACCGTCACCGAGATGGTCGAGCTCATCAGCTCCTCGCGCGCCTACGAGGCCAACGCGACCGCCATGCAGACGGCGAAGTCCATGTTCACCCGCACCCTCGACCTCCTGCGCTGA
- the flgB gene encoding flagellar basal body rod protein FlgB — protein sequence MQLFDTTQLALEAAMHGTSQRQTAIAQNIANVNTPGYRRQEVDFEGQLSAAMAADDRDAVRRTAIVQRTDASAPVRIDGNSVDMDVEAAGQARNGLMYQALVAVTKARTGIIQSAIGNR from the coding sequence GTGCAGCTCTTCGACACCACCCAGCTCGCCCTCGAGGCCGCCATGCACGGCACCTCGCAGCGGCAGACGGCGATCGCGCAGAACATCGCGAACGTCAACACCCCCGGCTACCGCCGCCAGGAGGTCGACTTCGAGGGCCAGCTCTCCGCCGCGATGGCCGCCGACGACCGCGACGCCGTCCGGCGCACCGCGATCGTGCAGCGCACCGACGCGTCGGCCCCGGTCCGCATCGACGGCAACTCCGTCGACATGGACGTCGAGGCGGCCGGCCAGGCCCGCAACGGCCTCATGTACCAGGCGCTCGTCGCGGTCACGAAGGCGCGCACCGGGATCATCCAGTCCGCGATCGGGAACCGCTGA
- the fliS gene encoding flagellar export chaperone FliS: MNPYARPAAYRESSVLTASPEQLVVMLYDGALRFLRQTEAAFGEGAWKHGGDRLTRAEAIVDELLATLNMDAGELAERLQAIYVYCKRQMIEARLERDADKLRTVIRLLDDLRDAWAQLAAGSQPGGTTPGGGGSLPPMVA; the protein is encoded by the coding sequence ATGAACCCGTACGCCCGACCCGCCGCGTACCGCGAGAGCAGCGTCCTGACCGCGTCCCCCGAGCAGCTCGTCGTGATGCTCTACGACGGGGCGCTGCGCTTCCTGCGCCAGACCGAGGCCGCCTTCGGCGAGGGCGCGTGGAAGCACGGCGGCGACCGCCTGACCCGCGCGGAGGCGATCGTCGACGAGCTGCTCGCGACGCTGAACATGGACGCCGGCGAGCTCGCCGAGCGCCTCCAGGCGATCTACGTCTACTGCAAGCGGCAGATGATCGAGGCGCGCCTGGAGCGCGACGCGGACAAGCTCCGCACCGTCATCCGGCTGCTCGACGACCTGCGCGACGCGTGGGCGCAGCTCGCCGCGGGCAGCCAGCCCGGCGGCACCACCCCCGGTGGCGGCGGGTCGCTCCCGCCGATGGTCGCGTGA
- the fliD gene encoding flagellar filament capping protein FliD yields the protein MSPISFSGMASGLDTESIISSMMAVEGNGKVRLQLRQAAAQARQDGWNEVKGKLSALQTAAVALRSAATWGETQTVESSDTTKITARQIAGAAPGGVRLEVGQLARAPQRTYAFTPQAGTSQLTIGSTTVDLTAGATLDDAVAAINASADAGVYAVNVGGQLVLSGKTTGAAATITASGAGLVEDTGKAKAGLDAQFTVDGVPGTASSNVVTTAVPGVELTLKAVTAGEVTVTAGAPAPNTAAITEKLKAFIDAYNATVDTVRGKLTEKRVPDASTSADARKGALFGDPALQGILSNLRGQIGAVVSGNPEATDALADLGITTGDATGSATFSADAVAGKLKLDTTKLAATLAADPTAVRRLLGGGGVDGFAQRFEGALTPATQVGGTIEGAATAAGSEVTRLKDAMSRLDSRLASREELLRKQFAALETALSRSQSQQSNLLGALGQA from the coding sequence GTGAGCCCGATCAGCTTCAGCGGCATGGCGTCCGGGCTCGACACCGAGTCCATCATCAGCTCGATGATGGCCGTGGAGGGCAACGGCAAGGTCCGCCTGCAGCTGCGGCAGGCGGCCGCCCAGGCCCGCCAGGACGGCTGGAACGAGGTCAAGGGCAAGCTCAGCGCCCTGCAGACCGCGGCGGTCGCGCTGCGCTCCGCCGCCACCTGGGGCGAGACCCAGACCGTCGAGAGCTCCGACACCACGAAGATCACCGCCCGCCAGATCGCCGGCGCCGCCCCCGGCGGGGTGCGCCTGGAGGTCGGGCAGCTCGCGCGCGCACCCCAGCGCACCTACGCGTTCACCCCGCAGGCCGGCACCTCGCAGCTGACGATCGGCTCGACCACCGTCGACCTCACCGCCGGCGCGACGCTCGACGACGCCGTCGCCGCGATCAACGCCTCCGCCGACGCGGGCGTGTACGCCGTCAACGTCGGCGGGCAGCTCGTCCTCTCCGGCAAGACCACCGGGGCCGCCGCCACGATCACCGCCTCCGGAGCCGGGCTCGTCGAGGACACCGGCAAGGCGAAGGCCGGCCTGGACGCCCAGTTCACCGTCGACGGCGTCCCCGGCACCGCGTCCTCCAACGTCGTCACCACCGCCGTCCCCGGCGTCGAGCTGACGCTCAAGGCCGTCACCGCCGGCGAGGTCACCGTGACCGCCGGGGCGCCCGCGCCGAACACCGCCGCGATCACCGAGAAGCTCAAGGCGTTCATCGACGCCTACAACGCGACCGTCGACACGGTCCGCGGCAAGCTCACCGAGAAGCGCGTCCCGGACGCGTCCACCTCCGCCGACGCGCGCAAGGGCGCGCTGTTCGGCGACCCGGCGCTGCAGGGGATCCTCTCGAACCTCCGCGGGCAGATCGGCGCGGTCGTCTCCGGCAACCCGGAGGCCACCGACGCGCTCGCCGACCTCGGCATCACCACGGGGGACGCCACCGGCTCCGCGACGTTCAGCGCCGACGCCGTGGCCGGCAAGCTCAAGCTCGACACCACGAAGCTCGCCGCCACGCTCGCCGCGGACCCGACCGCCGTGCGGCGCCTCCTGGGCGGCGGCGGGGTCGACGGCTTCGCCCAGCGCTTCGAGGGCGCCCTCACCCCGGCCACCCAGGTCGGCGGCACGATCGAGGGCGCGGCCACCGCGGCGGGCAGCGAGGTCACGCGCCTGAAGGACGCGATGAGCCGCCTCGACTCCCGCCTGGCCAGCCGCGAGGAGCTGCTGCGCAAGCAGTTCGCCGCGCTGGAGACCGCCCTGTCCCGCAGCCAGAGCCAGCAGTCCAACCTGCTCGGCGCGCTCGGCCAGGCCTAG
- a CDS encoding glycosyltransferase family 2 protein: MALRLTSSPDPSERTGIALPPVPQARATPAALLVPRAQALLARRDVAAYRGLFGEAAHVEDPHRRWEARSALLQAGLGVHGSAIAVVAPVFAAVADAALELLEDDPREPLLLNWAGVALYELGALRPATRLFEAALRLDPELPHAAGNLREVARRKAAGLTRMPGLPPAVTAALRTLDERARRVAARARPAEGLTLSLCMIVKDEEAMLGRCLAAVRDAVDEIVVVDTGSTDRTVEIAREHGARILHHEWTGDFAAARNVSFDAATGDWLLYLDADEVLIEEDVAALRALTGRTWREAFYLVEVNHTGDLEDGTAVTHDALRVFRNRPAYRFEGRVHEQIAHHLPGYLAERIERTPVRVEHFGYLGAVRDAKGKSRRNIELLEQQAAEGVDTPFLAFNLGSEYAAAGENERAHDRFAHAWAALRSDPGRSSYGYVPSLAARYVKSLRVTGRLEEVDAVAAEILGFLPGFTDVVYEQGFSARARGDLDRAAELFARCQEMGDAPSRYSATVGCGTSMAACALAEVRRDQGDLAAAEQLLRTALVDHPGYLGTIEQLALVLLRAGRPGDAVVSEIEALGGPLAPTAAFLVGIACFEHGAVGTAATLLRRVLDAQPGAHPARAILAEALLSSGDLDGARTVAEEVPADASCADAAARTALFCRLAAGTAVADAQLDAAAAVGLPAAEVAALRAWRDAPAATPAAGTLPAAAGPPVLTMLDALARLEQFDAFERLAPVLDAVDAPWRERREALARLYLRRGFLESAADEWIAVVEHAGPDARAFEGLSEVAVARGLDDDARALADEARRLRAGTPDLQPAG; this comes from the coding sequence ATGGCCCTCCGCCTCACGTCCTCGCCCGATCCGTCCGAGCGGACCGGTATCGCGCTGCCGCCCGTTCCGCAGGCGCGCGCGACACCCGCCGCGCTGCTCGTCCCGCGCGCGCAGGCGCTGCTCGCGCGCCGCGACGTCGCCGCCTACCGGGGCCTGTTCGGCGAGGCCGCGCACGTCGAGGACCCGCACCGCCGCTGGGAGGCGCGCTCCGCGCTCCTGCAGGCCGGACTGGGCGTCCACGGCTCGGCGATCGCCGTCGTCGCGCCCGTGTTCGCCGCCGTCGCCGACGCGGCGCTCGAGCTGCTCGAGGACGACCCGCGCGAGCCGCTGCTGCTCAACTGGGCGGGCGTCGCGCTCTACGAGCTCGGGGCGCTGCGCCCCGCCACCCGCCTGTTCGAGGCCGCGCTGCGGCTCGACCCCGAGCTGCCGCACGCCGCCGGCAACCTGCGCGAGGTCGCCCGCCGCAAGGCCGCCGGGCTCACCCGCATGCCCGGCCTGCCGCCCGCCGTCACCGCCGCGCTGCGCACGCTCGACGAGCGCGCCCGCCGCGTCGCCGCGCGCGCCCGTCCCGCCGAGGGCCTGACGCTCTCGCTGTGCATGATCGTCAAGGACGAGGAGGCGATGCTCGGCCGCTGCCTGGCCGCCGTGCGCGACGCCGTCGACGAGATCGTCGTCGTCGACACCGGCTCCACCGACCGCACCGTCGAGATCGCGCGCGAGCACGGCGCGCGGATCCTGCACCACGAGTGGACCGGGGACTTCGCCGCCGCCCGCAACGTCAGCTTCGACGCCGCCACCGGCGACTGGCTCCTCTACCTCGACGCCGACGAGGTGCTGATCGAGGAGGACGTCGCCGCGCTGCGCGCCCTCACCGGCCGCACCTGGCGCGAGGCGTTCTACCTCGTCGAGGTCAACCACACCGGCGACCTCGAGGACGGCACCGCCGTCACCCACGACGCGCTGCGCGTGTTCCGCAACCGTCCGGCCTACCGCTTCGAGGGCCGCGTCCACGAGCAGATCGCCCACCACCTCCCCGGCTACCTCGCCGAGCGGATCGAGCGGACCCCCGTGCGCGTCGAGCACTTCGGCTACCTCGGAGCCGTGCGCGACGCGAAGGGCAAGTCGCGCCGCAACATCGAGCTGCTCGAGCAGCAGGCCGCGGAGGGCGTCGACACCCCGTTCCTCGCCTTCAACCTCGGCAGCGAGTACGCCGCCGCCGGCGAGAACGAGCGCGCGCACGACCGCTTCGCGCACGCGTGGGCCGCGCTGCGCAGCGACCCGGGCCGCAGCAGCTACGGGTACGTCCCGTCGCTCGCCGCGCGCTACGTGAAGTCCCTGCGCGTCACCGGCCGCCTCGAGGAGGTCGACGCGGTCGCCGCGGAGATCCTCGGCTTCCTGCCCGGCTTCACCGACGTCGTCTACGAGCAGGGCTTCAGTGCCCGCGCGCGCGGCGACCTCGACCGCGCCGCCGAGCTCTTCGCCCGCTGCCAGGAGATGGGCGACGCGCCCAGCCGCTACAGCGCCACCGTCGGCTGCGGCACCTCGATGGCCGCGTGCGCGCTCGCCGAGGTCCGCCGCGACCAGGGCGACCTCGCCGCCGCCGAGCAGCTGCTGCGCACCGCGCTCGTCGACCACCCCGGCTACCTCGGCACGATCGAGCAGCTCGCCCTCGTGCTCCTGCGCGCCGGCCGGCCCGGCGACGCGGTCGTCTCCGAGATCGAGGCGCTCGGCGGCCCGCTCGCCCCGACCGCCGCGTTCCTCGTCGGCATCGCCTGCTTCGAGCACGGCGCCGTGGGCACTGCCGCGACCCTGCTGCGTCGCGTGCTCGACGCCCAGCCCGGCGCGCACCCCGCCCGCGCGATCCTCGCCGAGGCGCTGCTCTCCAGCGGGGACCTCGACGGGGCCCGCACCGTCGCCGAGGAGGTGCCCGCCGACGCCTCGTGCGCCGACGCCGCGGCCCGCACCGCCCTGTTCTGCCGCCTCGCCGCGGGCACCGCGGTCGCCGACGCGCAGCTCGACGCCGCCGCGGCGGTCGGCTTGCCCGCCGCCGAGGTCGCCGCCCTGCGCGCCTGGCGCGACGCGCCCGCCGCGACCCCCGCCGCCGGGACGCTGCCCGCCGCCGCCGGCCCGCCGGTGCTGACGATGCTCGACGCGCTCGCGCGCCTGGAGCAGTTCGACGCCTTCGAGCGGCTCGCGCCCGTGCTCGACGCCGTCGACGCGCCCTGGCGCGAACGCCGCGAGGCGCTCGCCCGGCTGTACCTGCGCCGCGGCTTCCTGGAGTCCGCCGCCGACGAGTGGATCGCCGTCGTGGAGCACGCCGGCCCCGACGCGCGCGCGTTCGAGGGGCTCAGCGAGGTCGCCGTCGCCCGCGGCCTGGACGACGACGCGCGGGCGCTCGCCGACGAGGCGCGCCGCCTGCGCGCCGGCACCCCCGACCTCCAGCCCGCCGGCTGA
- a CDS encoding sigma-70 family RNA polymerase sigma factor — protein sequence MQQVTSKPHRRLSSEDALALWKEYRRTEDRALRDRLVLTFAPLVKYIVYKKVREMPARCEVEDFISCGLEALIQSIDRYDPVKGATLEQYAWTRIHGAVLDELRRQDWAPRSVRRWERDMEKAADEFTTLHGRRPKTEELAAAMGVTAAELRRKRDEVTQSDVTSLNTTVMSDDETTIERLDTIASKDERLDPIHMAATDEAKTKFRAAFARLPRREREVAVLLYVKNMTLAEIGDILGVSESRVCQIHGAMKKTLRAALDADEALFKAVA from the coding sequence ATGCAGCAGGTCACCAGCAAGCCCCACCGCCGACTGTCCTCCGAGGACGCGCTGGCGCTGTGGAAGGAGTACCGCCGGACCGAGGATCGCGCGCTGCGCGACCGCCTCGTCCTCACCTTCGCGCCGCTCGTGAAGTACATCGTCTACAAGAAGGTCCGCGAGATGCCGGCCCGCTGCGAGGTGGAGGACTTCATCTCCTGCGGCCTCGAGGCGCTGATCCAGTCGATCGACCGCTACGACCCGGTGAAGGGCGCGACGCTCGAGCAGTACGCGTGGACGCGGATCCACGGTGCGGTGCTCGACGAGCTGCGCCGCCAGGACTGGGCGCCGCGTTCGGTCCGCCGCTGGGAGCGCGACATGGAGAAGGCCGCCGACGAGTTCACGACGCTGCACGGCCGCCGCCCGAAGACCGAGGAGCTCGCCGCCGCGATGGGGGTCACGGCCGCCGAGCTGCGCCGCAAGCGCGACGAGGTCACCCAGTCCGACGTCACCTCGCTGAACACGACGGTGATGAGCGACGACGAGACGACGATCGAGCGCCTGGACACGATCGCGTCCAAGGACGAGCGCCTGGACCCGATCCACATGGCAGCGACCGACGAGGCGAAGACGAAGTTCCGCGCCGCGTTCGCCCGGCTGCCCAGGCGCGAGCGCGAGGTCGCCGTGCTGCTCTACGTGAAGAACATGACGCTGGCCGAGATCGGCGACATCCTCGGGGTCAGCGAGTCGCGCGTCTGCCAGATCCACGGCGCGATGAAGAAGACGCTGCGCGCGGCGCTCGACGCCGACGAGGCGCTGTTCAAGGCCGTCGCCTGA
- a CDS encoding zinc-dependent alcohol dehydrogenase — protein sequence MRALTYLGPRDLQWREAPDPVLAGDGQAIVRHLAVATCDLDALIVSGRSPFPAPFTLGHEGVAEVLEIGDGVTTVRPGDRVLVPFQISCGTCGACRAGRSGNCETEALGTTYGFGFGEELTRFGGFLADRVLVPYADAMLVRLPDGLAPEVAAGASDNLTDAYRAVAPALAQRPGAPVLVVGGAMSGSIGVYAAGQAVALGSEDVLYVDADPGRRALAQAYGARTLDHVPDRVDRRFPVTVDASASREGLALALGSLDRDGICTSTAIYFDPATVPSFPLLGMYVMGSTFVTGRIHARRDAPAVLDLLAAGTFDPGPATTRVVPFDEAADALVEDYVKLVFTR from the coding sequence GTGCGTGCCCTGACCTACCTCGGCCCCCGCGACCTGCAGTGGCGCGAGGCCCCCGACCCCGTCCTCGCCGGCGACGGCCAGGCGATCGTCCGCCACCTCGCAGTGGCCACCTGCGACCTCGACGCGCTGATCGTGTCCGGTCGCTCCCCGTTCCCGGCCCCCTTCACGCTCGGCCACGAGGGCGTCGCCGAGGTGCTCGAGATCGGCGACGGCGTCACCACGGTCCGGCCGGGCGACCGCGTGCTCGTGCCGTTCCAGATCTCCTGCGGCACCTGCGGCGCGTGCCGGGCCGGGCGCAGCGGCAACTGCGAGACCGAGGCGCTGGGCACCACCTACGGCTTCGGGTTCGGGGAGGAGCTGACGCGCTTCGGCGGCTTCCTCGCCGACCGCGTCCTCGTGCCGTACGCGGACGCGATGCTCGTCCGGCTCCCCGACGGGCTCGCCCCCGAGGTGGCGGCGGGCGCGTCGGACAACCTCACCGACGCGTACCGGGCGGTCGCCCCGGCGCTGGCGCAGCGCCCGGGCGCCCCGGTGCTCGTGGTCGGCGGCGCGATGTCCGGGTCGATCGGCGTGTACGCCGCCGGGCAGGCGGTCGCGCTGGGCAGCGAGGACGTCCTCTACGTCGACGCCGACCCGGGCCGGCGCGCGCTGGCGCAGGCGTACGGGGCGCGGACGCTCGACCACGTCCCCGACCGCGTCGACCGCCGCTTCCCGGTGACGGTCGACGCGAGCGCCAGCCGCGAGGGCCTCGCGTTGGCGCTCGGGAGCCTCGACCGCGACGGGATCTGCACCAGCACCGCGATCTACTTCGACCCGGCGACGGTGCCGTCGTTCCCGCTGCTCGGCATGTACGTCATGGGCTCGACGTTCGTGACCGGGAGGATCCACGCGCGCCGCGACGCGCCCGCCGTGCTCGACCTGCTGGCCGCCGGGACGTTCGACCCCGGCCCCGCGACCACGCGCGTGGTCCCGTTCGACGAGGCGGCCGACGCCCTGGTCGAGGACTACGTCAAGCTCGTCTTCACGAGATGA
- a CDS encoding TetR/AcrR family transcriptional regulator, protein MSAARDRVLHTATKLFHREGIRAVGVDRIAAEAGVSKMTLYRHFATKDDLVAAVLVARDEPALALLAAAADHAEGGARGALLAPFALLDPWFASRGFRGCPFMNARLELADADHPASVVAARHKAATRDHFHARAVAAGAADPDALADQLAILFDGAIVQAQLRDPASVAAAARAAATALVDAALG, encoded by the coding sequence ATGAGCGCCGCCCGCGACCGCGTCCTGCACACCGCCACGAAGCTCTTCCACCGGGAGGGCATCCGCGCGGTCGGGGTGGACCGGATCGCCGCCGAGGCGGGCGTCTCGAAGATGACGCTGTACCGGCACTTCGCGACGAAGGACGACCTCGTCGCCGCCGTCCTCGTCGCGCGCGACGAGCCCGCGCTCGCACTGCTCGCCGCCGCGGCCGACCACGCCGAGGGCGGCGCGCGCGGCGCCCTGCTCGCCCCCTTCGCGCTCCTCGACCCGTGGTTCGCCTCGCGCGGGTTCCGCGGCTGCCCGTTCATGAACGCGCGGCTCGAGCTCGCCGACGCCGACCACCCGGCGAGCGTCGTCGCCGCCCGCCACAAGGCGGCCACGCGCGACCACTTCCACGCCCGCGCGGTCGCCGCGGGCGCCGCCGACCCCGACGCGCTCGCCGACCAGCTCGCGATCCTCTTCGACGGCGCGATCGTGCAGGCGCAGCTGCGCGACCCCGCGTCGGTCGCCGCCGCCGCGCGCGCCGCCGCCACCGCGCTGGTCGACGCGGCGCTGGGCTAG